The Camelina sativa cultivar DH55 unplaced genomic scaffold, Cs unpScaffold00621, whole genome shotgun sequence genome contains a region encoding:
- the LOC104773695 gene encoding histone deacetylase 19 (The sequence of the model RefSeq protein was modified relative to this genomic sequence to represent the inferred CDS: added 21 bases not found in genome assembly) gives MDTGGNSLASGPDGVKRKVCYFYDPEVGNYYYGQGHPMKPHRIRMTHALLAHYGLLQHMQVLKPFPARDRDLCRFHADDYVSFLRSITPETQQDQIRQLKRFNVGEDCPVFDGLYSFCQTYAGGSVGGSVKLNHGLCDIAINWAGGLHHAKKCEASGFCYVNDIVLAILELLKQHERVLYVDIDIHHGDGVEEAFYATDRVMTVSFHKFGDYFPGTGHIQDIGHGNGKYYSLNVPLDDGIDDESYHLLFKPIMGKVMEVFRPGAVVLQCGADSLSGDRLGCFNLSIKGHAECVKFMRSFNVPLLLLGGGGYTIRNVARCWCYETGVALGVEVEDKMPEHEYYEYFGPDYTLHVAPSNMENKNSRQMLEEIRNDLLHNLSKLQHAPSVPFQERPPDTEAPEVDEDQVDGDKRWDPDSDMDVDYDRKPIPSRVKREAVEPDTKDKDGLKGVTERGKGCEVGIDESGNTKVTGVNPVEMEETSVKMEEEGTNKGGVDQVLPKT, from the exons ATGGATACTGGCGGCAATTCGCTGGCGTCCGGACCTGATGGTGTGAAGAGGAAAGTTTGCTATTTCTACGACCCTGAGGTTGGCAATTACTACTATGGCCAAGGTCACCCCATGAAGCCCCATCGCATCCGTATGACCCATGCCCTTCTCGCTCACTACGGTCTCCTCCAGCATATGCAGGTTCTTAAACCCTTCCCTGCCCGCGACCGCGACCTCTGCCGCTTCCACGCCGACGACTATGTCTCTTTTCTCCGCAGCATCACCCCTGAAACCCAGCAAGATCAGATTCGCCAGCTCAAGCGCTTCAATGTTGGTGAAGATTGTCCCGTCTTTGACGGCCTTTATTCCTTTTGCCAGACCTATGCTGGCGGCTCTGTTGGTGGCTCTGTCAAGCTTAACCATGGCCTCTGCGATATTGCCATCAACTGGGCTGGTGGTCTCCATCATGCTAAGAAGTGCGAGGCCTCTGGCTTTTGCTATGTCAATGATATCGTCCTAGCTATCCTAGAGCTCCTTAAGCAGCATGAG CGCGTTCTATATGTTGATATTGATATTCACCACGGTGATGGAGTGGAGGAGGCTTTTTATGCTACTGACAGGGTTATGACCGTCTCCTTCCATAAATTTGGGGACTACTTTCCCGGCACAGGTCATATACAGGATATAGGTCATGGAAACGGAAAGTACTATTCTCTCAATGTACCGCTGGATGATGGAATTGACGATGAGAGCTATCATCTGTTGTTCAAGCCCATCATGGGGAAAGTGATGGAAGTTTTCCGACCAGGTGCGGTGGTATTGCAATGCGGTGCTGATTCTTTGTCTGGTGATAGGTTGGGATGCTTTAATCTTTCCATCAAAGGTCATGCTGAGTGCGTCAAATTTATGAGATCATTCAATGTTCCCCTACTTCTCTTGGGTGGTGGTGGTTACACCATCCGAAATGTTGCCCGTTGCTGGTGCTACGAG ACTGGAGTTGCACTTGGAGTTGAAGTTGAAGACAAGATGCCCGAGCATGAATATTATGAATACTTTGGTCCAGACTATACACTTCACGTTGCTCCGAGTaacatggaaaataaaaattctcgTCAGATGCTTGAAGAGATTCGCAATGACCTTCTCCACAATCTCTCTAAGCTTCAGCATGCTCCAAGTGTGCCATTTCAGGAAAGACCACCAGATACAGAGGCTCCCGAG GTTGATGAAGACCAAGTAGATGGAGATAAAAGATGGGATCCAGATTCAGATATGGATGTAGATTATGACCg TAAACCTATACCAAGCAGAGTAAAAAGAGAAGCTGTTGAACCAGATACAAAGGACAAG GATGGACTGAAAGGAGTTACTGAGCGTGGCAAAGGTTGCGAGGTGGGGATAGATGAGAGTGGAAACACTAAG GTTACAGGAGTAAACCCAGTGGAAATGGAGGAAACAAGTGTGAAAATGGAAGAGGAAGGAACAAACAAGGGTGGGGTTGAC
- the LOC104773701 gene encoding histone deacetylase 19-like → MDTGGNSLASGPDGVKRKVCYFYDPEVGNYYYGQGHPMKPHRIRMTHALLAHYGLLQHMQVLKPFPARDRDLCRFHADDYVSFLRSITPETQQDQIRQLKRFNVGEDCPVFDGLYSFCQTYAGGSVGGSVKLNHGLCDIAINWAGGLHHAKKCEASGFCYVNDIVLAILELLKQHERVLYVDIDIHHGDGVEEAFYATXRNPQRERERESQPTFLTSYDCDCDYNKPLKGQSLFLVCVFPVSVNCLGF, encoded by the exons ATGGATACTGGCGGCAATTCGCTGGCGTCCGGACCTGATGGTGTGAAGAGGAAAGTTTGCTATTTCTACGACCCTGAGGTTGGCAATTACTACTATGGCCAAGGTCACCCCATGAAGCCCCATCGCATCCGTATGACCCATGCCCTTCTCGCTCACTACGGTCTCCTCCAGCATATGCAGGTTCTTAAACCCTTCCCTGCCCGCGACCGCGACCTCTGCCGCTTCCACGCCGACGACTATGTCTCTTTTCTCCGCAGCATCACCCCTGAAACCCAGCAAGATCAGATTCGCCAGCTCAAGCGCTTCAATGTTGGTGAAGATTGTCCCGTCTTTGACGGCCTTTATTCCTTTTGCCAGACCTATGCTGGCGGCTCTGTTGGTGGCTCTGTCAAGCTTAACCATGGCCTCTGCGATATTGCCATCAACTGGGCTGGTGGTCTCCATCATGCTAAGAAGTGCGAGGCCTCTGGCTTTTGCTATGTCAATGATATCGTCCTAGCTATCCTAGAGCTCCTTAAGCAGCATGAG CGCGTTCTATATGTTGATATTGATATTCACCACGGTGATGGAGTGGAGGAGGCTTTTTATGCTACTGNAAGAAatccacagagagagagagagagagagtcgcaGCCGACATTTCTCACTTCATATGACTGCGACTGTGATTACAACAAACCGTTGAAAGGTCAGTCTCTGTTCCTTGTCTGCGTTTTTCCAGTTTCCGTCAACTGTCTTGGGTTTTGA